In Candidatus Bathyarchaeota archaeon, the following proteins share a genomic window:
- a CDS encoding glucose 1-dehydrogenase, with amino-acid sequence MKRLEGMVVVVTGGASGIGKATAIRCASEGAKVAVCDVQDGLGGEVVKDLRGKNLVAKYYHMDVSKEKDVKEVFKRIVSDLGLIQGLVNNAGIIDPANDTRLVHEGKPEVWEKILRVNLMGVLLCTKYALPYMIESGKGSIVNLSSVAACVALPGVGYTASKGALLSVTRLFAVDYAKYNIRVNSISPGFVNTPLLQSIWKETPEHAEKLRQSVPLNRLATADEIASVIAFLLSDDASHITGINIVVDGGFTAQ; translated from the coding sequence ATGAAAAGATTGGAGGGAATGGTTGTTGTTGTCACCGGAGGTGCCAGTGGTATTGGAAAGGCAACCGCTATTAGATGTGCCAGCGAAGGGGCAAAAGTAGCTGTTTGCGATGTGCAAGATGGACTTGGGGGAGAAGTTGTTAAAGACCTGCGCGGAAAAAATCTTGTAGCTAAATATTACCACATGGATGTTAGTAAAGAAAAGGACGTCAAAGAAGTCTTTAAGCGGATAGTATCGGATTTAGGTTTAATACAGGGTTTAGTTAATAACGCAGGAATCATTGACCCCGCAAATGACACGAGGTTAGTTCATGAAGGTAAGCCGGAAGTGTGGGAAAAAATTTTACGTGTGAATCTTATGGGTGTCCTTTTGTGCACTAAATATGCTCTGCCATACATGATTGAGTCCGGTAAAGGCTCAATTGTTAATCTATCGTCGGTTGCAGCGTGTGTAGCTCTCCCTGGTGTAGGATATACTGCCAGCAAAGGAGCCTTGCTTTCCGTTACGAGGTTATTTGCAGTGGATTACGCCAAGTACAACATAAGGGTAAACTCTATTTCTCCCGGCTTCGTTAATACACCACTCCTACAATCAATTTGGAAGGAAACTCCTGAGCATGCAGAAAAATTGCGACAATCAGTACCATTGAATAGGTTAGCTACGGCTGATGAAATAGCGTCGGTTATCGCGTTTTTATTGTCCGACGACGCTTCACACATAACTGGAATAAACATCGTTGTTGACGGGGGGTTCACGGCCCAGTAA
- a CDS encoding thiolase domain-containing protein yields the protein MRNVAVVGVGHSQFGSRFDVRIEELAFEAVKEAMEDANIEAKDIEFLVLGCAGVWSAEDSPAFICSDYCGILPKGSMRVEAMCATGSAATFVGYNAVASGFADLVLVLGVEKMHELPSLLQVERMGRGGSFLWEFENFGLTFPGYYALHATRYMSQYGLKEEDLAEVAVKNHYYGAMNPKAQFRKTITVEMVMQSRYVAWPLKLFDCCPLTDGSCALLLASEDIAKKLTDTPIWISSIGVSTGESTLSARPDYCGFGSAVEAAKQVYKMAGIDSDKPFKHLDVVNVHDCFTIAEIMAYEDLGFCKRGEGVKLVREKQTYNGGIIPVNMDGGLKAKGHPIGATGCSMIYTLTKQLRQEYGKYANPSAQVTIRNGRALAHNIGGAGHYAYVTLLSLEKPSR from the coding sequence TTGCGCAATGTAGCCGTGGTAGGAGTTGGCCATAGCCAGTTTGGCAGCAGGTTTGATGTGAGAATTGAAGAATTAGCCTTCGAAGCTGTGAAAGAGGCTATGGAAGACGCTAACATTGAGGCTAAGGATATAGAGTTCTTAGTACTTGGGTGTGCTGGTGTTTGGAGTGCCGAAGATTCTCCAGCTTTTATTTGCTCAGATTATTGCGGGATTCTCCCCAAAGGCAGTATGCGGGTTGAAGCTATGTGTGCTACTGGAAGTGCCGCAACGTTTGTTGGATATAATGCTGTTGCCAGCGGATTTGCAGATTTAGTGCTAGTTCTTGGAGTTGAAAAGATGCATGAACTGCCCAGTTTACTTCAAGTAGAGCGAATGGGTAGAGGAGGAAGCTTCCTTTGGGAATTTGAAAACTTTGGATTAACTTTTCCAGGGTACTATGCGTTGCATGCAACTCGTTACATGTCACAATACGGTTTGAAAGAAGAGGACCTGGCTGAAGTCGCAGTAAAAAATCATTACTATGGCGCAATGAATCCCAAGGCGCAGTTTAGGAAAACCATAACGGTTGAGATGGTTATGCAGTCAAGATATGTTGCCTGGCCGTTAAAACTTTTTGACTGTTGTCCATTAACAGACGGTTCATGCGCATTGTTGCTGGCAAGTGAAGACATCGCCAAGAAACTGACTGATACTCCAATATGGATAAGCTCTATTGGCGTTTCGACGGGAGAAAGTACATTGAGCGCACGACCAGATTACTGTGGTTTTGGCAGTGCTGTAGAAGCTGCAAAGCAAGTTTACAAAATGGCTGGCATAGATTCTGATAAGCCTTTCAAGCACTTGGACGTTGTGAATGTGCATGATTGTTTCACGATAGCCGAAATCATGGCTTACGAGGATTTGGGATTCTGCAAAAGAGGGGAGGGTGTAAAACTCGTGAGGGAAAAACAGACATATAATGGCGGTATTATCCCAGTTAACATGGATGGAGGTTTAAAGGCCAAAGGTCATCCTATAGGCGCCACTGGTTGCTCAATGATTTACACGTTAACAAAACAACTTAGACAAGAATATGGTAAATATGCAAATCCCTCTGCACAAGTTACTATCAGAAATGGTAGGGCGCTAGCCCATAATATCGGGGGAGCTGGCCATTATGCGTATGTAACGTTGCTTTCACTCGAAAAACCAAGTAGATGA
- a CDS encoding Zn-ribbon domain-containing OB-fold protein, whose protein sequence is MPLYISLRVFPLRYQIGIAKIQKFFEGLKKGKVYATQCNKCAKKFFPPRAVCPTCLNSNVSWVEVNCEGELLTYTIITVKPPSFAHYKDYVVGIAQLKDGLKVLAWVNVDDPKKLKPGTQVRLTTTKRDPEGYVTYELVPISL, encoded by the coding sequence ATGCCGCTATACATAAGTCTGCGTGTGTTTCCGCTTAGATATCAAATAGGAATAGCAAAAATCCAAAAGTTTTTTGAAGGACTTAAAAAAGGCAAGGTTTATGCAACTCAATGTAACAAATGTGCTAAAAAATTCTTTCCGCCACGTGCAGTTTGTCCTACATGCCTAAACTCCAATGTAAGCTGGGTTGAAGTGAATTGTGAAGGAGAACTTTTAACGTATACCATAATAACTGTCAAGCCTCCATCATTTGCCCATTACAAAGATTACGTGGTAGGCATAGCCCAACTTAAAGATGGACTAAAGGTCCTAGCATGGGTTAACGTGGATGATCCAAAGAAGTTAAAGCCTGGGACACAAGTACGTCTAACTACAACAAAAAGGGATCCTGAAGGATATGTAACATATGAATTAGTTCCGATATCCCTCTAA
- a CDS encoding C_GCAxxG_C_C family protein: MAKSEEFKILNKAYELGFKYEKFNKNCAQCTFAAVLDALNVDYDEKTFKATTGLGGGGGLTGSGSCGGFSGGAMAIGYILGRGLEGFRNLKAKPDECLRALVLVKKLHDKFIESYGSILCCDVQKKMFGRTFQMIKREGDKIIITMDEFENAGAHADKGCPVVVGMAARWTVEILLREITKNEL; the protein is encoded by the coding sequence ATGGCCAAATCTGAAGAATTTAAAATTTTAAACAAGGCTTACGAACTTGGCTTTAAATATGAGAAGTTCAACAAGAATTGTGCTCAATGTACTTTTGCCGCTGTTTTAGACGCCTTAAACGTTGATTATGACGAAAAAACGTTTAAAGCTACCACTGGACTCGGTGGAGGCGGCGGGTTGACTGGAAGCGGGTCTTGTGGGGGTTTTTCGGGCGGTGCTATGGCGATAGGTTATATACTTGGAAGGGGACTGGAAGGCTTTAGGAACCTTAAGGCAAAACCCGATGAATGCTTACGTGCTTTGGTCTTAGTAAAAAAGCTGCATGACAAATTTATTGAGAGCTATGGAAGTATACTGTGTTGTGACGTGCAGAAAAAAATGTTTGGAAGAACTTTTCAAATGATTAAGCGGGAAGGAGATAAGATAATAATAACGATGGATGAATTTGAAAATGCTGGTGCACATGCAGATAAGGGGTGTCCCGTGGTAGTTGGGATGGCTGCAAGGTGGACTGTGGAGATTTTATTACGTGAGATAACTAAAAATGAACTTTAG
- a CDS encoding hydantoinase/oxoprolinase family protein, whose translation MKEIFFLNIFCIYEVEGMVSVDKIRDVIIISIDAGGTMTDCIAVREDGSFLLGKALTNYADESYSFGESIKDALNDKSPDLSRLRICAYAGTLLLNAVLTRRGLKTGLLTTRGFEHLIYFMRGHSWLGYSYVDKLHSVTHIYPDVFPGPLVPVDLIKGVNERIDTNGRIVIPLNEEDVKRGVNELLDKGCQSIAVSYLNSTMNPVHEIKTREIAKEVINERGLNVHVVLSSEVSPRGKETERTVSTVIQAFAAEPAANQLLRVETKAREMGFKGNLYTVLSYGGLVDIRYPRLYETLISGPIGGVLGSKFVGDILGEKNIVATDLGGTSFDVGIIKDGIIHIEREPEVARYMLSLPMVRTDSIAAGAGMVVRVDPVSKLITLGPESAGYRVGICLDYHEVTISDCNVVLGYLNPNYFLGGKVKLNRDKALKAIEEKIAQPLGLDVYNAAYLAIASLHAKMSDWLNATLMARGYTPLDYILLCYGGAGPLHMWGFDVIPFKDYITFKFAAGFSAFGNSTVDYMIREHKSVNISIPPNPDAETIMKVGEHLNSAWEDLENRQMKILTSQGFSTEQIIIKQIAYMRFAGQLEDHEVFSPRSRILKPEDFDDLMKAFESVYTSIYPKAALFPEAGIVIKEVATLALVTGMPKPKIIKKPLSGEKPPESAFKGQREVFYEKNWVTFDVWEMDPLQPGNKVYGPAIIEHPMTTLVVPPQRRIYIDEYEFIHYSRR comes from the coding sequence TTGAAGGAAATATTTTTCTTAAATATATTCTGTATTTACGAGGTTGAAGGCATGGTCTCGGTTGACAAAATACGGGATGTAATCATTATTTCTATTGATGCTGGGGGAACAATGACTGATTGTATCGCGGTGAGAGAGGACGGCTCATTTTTACTCGGAAAGGCGTTGACAAACTACGCGGACGAATCATACAGTTTTGGTGAAAGTATAAAAGATGCTTTAAATGACAAATCCCCAGATTTATCGCGCTTAAGGATCTGCGCATACGCTGGAACTTTGCTGCTTAACGCTGTGTTAACACGCAGAGGCCTAAAAACTGGTTTATTGACAACAAGAGGATTTGAGCATCTCATCTACTTCATGCGGGGGCACTCATGGCTAGGGTACTCATACGTGGACAAACTTCATTCTGTCACCCACATCTATCCAGACGTGTTCCCAGGGCCTCTAGTTCCAGTGGACCTAATAAAAGGTGTTAATGAACGTATAGATACAAATGGTCGCATAGTTATACCGCTGAATGAAGAAGACGTAAAAAGAGGGGTTAACGAGCTTTTGGATAAAGGTTGCCAATCCATTGCGGTGAGTTATCTCAACTCCACAATGAATCCAGTTCATGAGATTAAGACAAGAGAAATAGCTAAGGAAGTTATTAATGAACGAGGGTTAAATGTTCATGTTGTTTTGTCTTCAGAAGTTTCTCCTAGAGGTAAAGAGACCGAGCGCACTGTCAGTACTGTTATTCAAGCTTTTGCTGCTGAACCAGCGGCTAATCAACTTTTGAGAGTTGAGACCAAAGCCAGAGAGATGGGTTTTAAAGGAAACTTATACACGGTCCTTTCCTATGGAGGTTTAGTTGACATTAGATATCCTAGGCTATATGAAACTCTCATAAGCGGACCAATAGGCGGGGTTCTGGGATCTAAGTTCGTTGGCGATATTCTCGGCGAAAAAAACATTGTAGCCACTGATTTAGGTGGAACGAGCTTTGACGTTGGAATAATTAAAGATGGCATAATACACATAGAAAGAGAACCAGAAGTGGCCCGTTACATGCTTAGTCTTCCAATGGTGCGTACCGACTCCATAGCCGCGGGTGCGGGCATGGTCGTACGTGTGGATCCAGTTTCCAAACTTATAACTTTAGGTCCTGAAAGCGCTGGTTACCGTGTAGGCATATGCTTGGATTATCATGAAGTTACAATAAGCGATTGTAACGTGGTTTTGGGCTATTTAAACCCCAACTACTTCCTGGGAGGTAAAGTAAAATTGAATAGAGATAAGGCATTAAAAGCTATCGAAGAAAAGATTGCGCAACCCTTAGGTCTTGATGTTTACAATGCTGCCTACCTAGCTATTGCATCATTGCATGCTAAAATGAGTGACTGGCTTAATGCCACATTAATGGCGAGAGGTTACACACCCTTAGACTATATACTTCTATGCTATGGTGGCGCCGGGCCTCTTCACATGTGGGGATTTGACGTAATACCCTTCAAAGATTATATAACCTTCAAGTTTGCAGCCGGTTTCTCAGCTTTTGGAAATTCTACGGTGGACTATATGATTAGGGAGCATAAGAGCGTGAACATCAGTATTCCCCCAAATCCAGATGCTGAAACAATTATGAAGGTTGGAGAGCATTTAAATAGCGCATGGGAAGACCTCGAAAACAGGCAAATGAAAATACTAACTTCCCAAGGATTTTCAACGGAACAAATAATCATCAAACAGATTGCCTATATGAGGTTTGCGGGACAATTGGAGGATCATGAAGTATTTTCACCCAGAAGCAGAATTTTGAAACCCGAAGATTTCGATGACTTAATGAAGGCTTTTGAAAGCGTCTACACATCTATATATCCAAAGGCAGCCTTATTCCCTGAAGCTGGAATTGTCATAAAAGAAGTGGCTACCTTAGCTTTAGTAACCGGAATGCCCAAACCGAAAATAATTAAGAAGCCACTAAGTGGTGAAAAGCCTCCAGAGAGCGCATTCAAAGGTCAACGTGAAGTTTTCTACGAGAAAAACTGGGTGACCTTTGATGTTTGGGAAATGGATCCACTTCAACCTGGCAACAAAGTGTATGGTCCTGCAATAATTGAACATCCCATGACAACTCTTGTTGTACCTCCACAAAGAAGGATCTACATTGACGAATATGAGTTTATTCACTATTCTAGGAGGTGA
- a CDS encoding hydantoinase B/oxoprolinase family protein yields MMGIGYGGKTLKELLEENVRLFKETGCYYGIKELTLRKEDPVKLERFSSRLLSLVVGARESVRYIASSPGTKEVGELVFAIFTPEGDGVVFSTGIMAHVNTLSRFIKWMIERDYESDPGIVEGRYFEANDWWVGGLHPVDVLQVTPIFYNGQLIGWCGGVIHELEAGAYEPAGCPLSPTRFLEGVHLMGDIVGENDKLKKEYVEKMKVNVRMPEIFIMDAKVRLSGNYMIREGVKKVIEEFGIDYYMRAVRELIEEGRRAFLEKVKLTLIPGKYRTAAFIPLNYGQIEGLRRLHPLAQQDTLLQFAYEIKVNEDGTLDYDFYAANPQGPHPLHATPTLLRGGLWITLTQILAYDLRVSEGTNLCVSFSAPPGSTLNPTDPHVSTSNVWNVLCTIFGSGVRLLSQGFFARGFLEEIFQMNANDMHAIQLLDVRGGLAGGDNMEHAGAGSGARAVEDGLDAGHCLWLPDTTAGNAERWEELYNELYLYRSFLKDVYAPGRFRGGVARNSSFIVWTDFMQVVFRCGWTPGVFPFDKGMFGGYPPPTPFGYALRNTNVKELIEKGLPLPRNVFEILDALNKGILKADEVYFYKTHDVTPRLKHYDIFGIVHKGGAGYGDPIKRDPKLVLRDIGMGLVSPEYAERIHGVVLKREGDKWTVDIEATLKKREAIKSERLAKAIPVKDFIEQERKRILDRNIPEHVLRCYRDCMRISQRFKEEFYRFWNLNENFEL; encoded by the coding sequence ATGATGGGAATAGGATATGGCGGGAAAACTCTCAAAGAGCTTTTAGAAGAAAATGTAAGACTTTTCAAGGAGACCGGATGTTATTACGGAATAAAGGAGCTAACGCTTAGAAAAGAAGATCCAGTTAAACTGGAACGTTTTTCCTCGCGGTTGCTGTCCTTGGTGGTCGGGGCGCGAGAGTCTGTGAGATACATTGCTTCTTCGCCGGGCACAAAAGAAGTGGGAGAACTTGTCTTTGCAATATTCACTCCTGAAGGAGACGGTGTAGTCTTCTCAACGGGTATCATGGCTCATGTTAACACTCTCTCACGGTTTATAAAGTGGATGATAGAGCGTGACTACGAAAGTGACCCAGGTATAGTTGAAGGAAGGTACTTTGAGGCTAATGATTGGTGGGTTGGGGGGCTACATCCAGTTGATGTGTTGCAAGTCACTCCAATCTTCTACAATGGACAGCTTATTGGATGGTGTGGGGGCGTTATTCACGAACTTGAAGCAGGAGCTTATGAACCAGCTGGCTGTCCGCTATCTCCTACGCGCTTCTTGGAGGGAGTTCATCTAATGGGTGATATTGTCGGCGAGAACGACAAACTCAAGAAAGAGTATGTCGAAAAAATGAAGGTAAACGTGAGGATGCCAGAAATTTTCATAATGGATGCTAAAGTAAGGCTTTCCGGTAATTACATGATCAGAGAGGGTGTTAAAAAAGTAATCGAAGAATTTGGCATCGACTATTACATGAGAGCAGTACGTGAACTCATAGAAGAAGGGCGAAGGGCGTTTCTAGAAAAAGTGAAACTAACCTTGATACCCGGAAAGTACAGGACCGCAGCTTTTATACCCCTAAACTATGGCCAAATAGAGGGATTGAGACGTTTACATCCCCTCGCCCAACAAGACACCTTACTACAATTTGCCTATGAAATAAAAGTCAACGAAGATGGCACGCTGGATTATGATTTTTACGCCGCAAATCCCCAAGGCCCTCACCCATTGCATGCAACTCCAACCCTTTTGAGAGGTGGCTTATGGATTACTTTAACCCAAATATTAGCTTACGATCTCAGAGTTTCTGAGGGAACCAACCTTTGCGTCTCCTTCTCAGCGCCGCCGGGTTCAACGTTAAACCCAACGGATCCCCATGTGTCTACATCTAACGTATGGAACGTTTTATGCACAATTTTTGGGTCTGGGGTCCGACTACTTTCACAAGGATTCTTTGCAAGGGGCTTTTTGGAAGAAATATTTCAAATGAACGCTAATGACATGCACGCAATCCAATTGCTAGATGTTAGAGGAGGGTTGGCAGGTGGGGATAACATGGAGCATGCAGGCGCTGGAAGCGGTGCAAGAGCTGTTGAGGACGGGTTGGATGCAGGGCACTGTTTATGGCTGCCAGACACAACCGCTGGAAATGCTGAAAGATGGGAAGAGCTATATAACGAACTATACCTTTACCGCAGCTTTCTGAAGGATGTTTACGCACCGGGTAGATTCCGGGGAGGCGTAGCCCGAAACTCCAGCTTCATTGTATGGACAGACTTTATGCAGGTAGTTTTCAGGTGTGGATGGACACCAGGTGTTTTCCCTTTCGACAAGGGAATGTTCGGTGGCTACCCGCCACCCACACCATTTGGCTACGCCTTAAGGAATACTAATGTCAAGGAGCTAATCGAAAAGGGACTTCCACTGCCGAGGAACGTGTTTGAAATTCTTGACGCCCTCAACAAAGGAATTCTAAAAGCTGATGAAGTGTATTTCTACAAGACTCATGATGTAACTCCACGCTTGAAACATTACGACATATTCGGAATAGTGCATAAAGGCGGTGCGGGTTACGGCGATCCAATAAAGAGAGACCCTAAGTTGGTGCTAAGAGATATAGGAATGGGTCTCGTTAGCCCAGAATATGCCGAGAGAATCCATGGAGTAGTTCTTAAACGGGAGGGAGACAAATGGACGGTGGATATAGAAGCAACGTTGAAAAAACGTGAGGCTATCAAGAGTGAAAGACTAGCTAAAGCAATTCCAGTGAAAGATTTCATAGAGCAGGAACGCAAGAGAATTTTGGATAGAAACATTCCAGAGCACGTTCTAAGGTGTTATAGAGATTGTATGAGAATTTCACAGAGGTTTAAGGAAGAATTTTACAGATTCTGGAATCTAAATGAGAACTTTGAACTGTAG
- a CDS encoding acetone carboxylase subunit gamma gives MAVSYPEEVIKKLVNRELPWEDLRRIMSSFKDADRFEKYIKVLQEQTGWREPIVLPLTEHLMIVNKDEKLIIKALCGYELGDYRDNWKLKVLIHVRNSVEKFKEIYPDPLIPDPNWCEIREFICPGCGTLLDVDAVPPGYPIIKEFEPDIETFYTKWLKKPLPK, from the coding sequence ATGGCTGTTTCTTACCCTGAAGAAGTGATAAAGAAACTTGTTAATCGAGAACTTCCGTGGGAAGATTTGAGAAGAATTATGTCTTCATTTAAGGATGCCGACCGCTTTGAAAAATATATCAAAGTTCTACAGGAACAGACTGGATGGCGGGAGCCTATAGTACTACCGTTAACAGAACATCTAATGATCGTTAACAAGGATGAAAAGCTGATAATAAAAGCCCTGTGTGGATATGAGCTTGGAGATTACAGAGATAACTGGAAACTTAAAGTTTTGATCCACGTCAGGAATTCGGTTGAAAAGTTCAAGGAGATCTATCCAGATCCACTAATACCTGACCCTAACTGGTGCGAAATACGAGAATTCATATGCCCTGGCTGCGGAACATTATTGGATGTGGATGCGGTTCCTCCCGGATATCCTATAATTAAAGAATTCGAACCAGACATTGAAACTTTCTATACAAAATGGTTGAAAAAGCCATTACCAAAATAA
- a CDS encoding carbon-nitrogen hydrolase family protein, with protein MLSHRDIVKIAVVNFEPVIDGLKPDKAATLKKIEHFIVEGAERGANIIVFPELALTSYSGFPPEMANELSEPIPGPSTNAVQKIVAEHKVYVAFGMIERNGSKLYNAVPFIGPTGILGVYRKVHPAKFAEKWATPGNSYPVIQTPWGLIGIGICYDNYCFPEVPRVYATRGARIHLNITAFPRFPDADDYLDFYTTTLGARSIENNMFIASANMVGRQGEFSYFGHSMIIGPKPGKMSYHIYAGPLDDKEGVAIATLDLSSLKNLCMGVRTIFEDRRPETYTELTQR; from the coding sequence ATGTTATCTCACCGAGATATTGTTAAGATTGCTGTTGTAAACTTCGAACCCGTGATTGACGGGCTAAAGCCGGATAAAGCTGCCACGTTGAAAAAAATTGAGCACTTCATTGTTGAGGGAGCGGAGAGGGGGGCCAACATTATCGTCTTTCCCGAGTTGGCCTTAACAAGTTATAGTGGTTTTCCTCCAGAAATGGCCAACGAGCTTTCAGAACCCATCCCAGGGCCTTCGACAAATGCCGTTCAAAAAATTGTAGCTGAACATAAGGTCTATGTCGCGTTTGGAATGATAGAAAGGAACGGTTCAAAGCTTTATAATGCCGTGCCATTCATAGGTCCTACAGGAATCCTAGGCGTTTACCGTAAAGTCCATCCAGCTAAATTTGCAGAAAAATGGGCTACACCGGGTAATTCATACCCAGTGATCCAAACTCCCTGGGGTTTAATCGGAATAGGCATATGTTACGATAACTATTGTTTTCCAGAAGTCCCTAGAGTCTACGCAACAAGAGGGGCCAGGATACATCTAAATATTACAGCGTTCCCACGATTTCCAGATGCAGATGATTATTTAGACTTTTATACCACAACTCTTGGAGCACGCTCCATCGAAAATAACATGTTTATTGCAAGCGCTAATATGGTCGGAAGACAAGGAGAATTCAGCTACTTTGGACATAGTATGATAATTGGACCAAAGCCTGGCAAAATGAGCTATCACATATACGCTGGACCGTTAGACGACAAAGAAGGAGTTGCCATCGCTACATTAGATCTGTCTTCATTAAAAAATCTATGCATGGGGGTTAGAACCATATTTGAGGATAGACGCCCTGAAACATACACCGAACTAACACAAAGATAG
- a CDS encoding amino acid ABC transporter substrate-binding protein: MKSRAVTKMQAIIIAVIIVVVIIAGGVYYFYQTQKGAKEKVVIGYVDAFTGVFAPGPETWGTIWMEILIDEYNKAGGLYVPEYGKKLPIEFIKYDSKSDTETLIRLTEKCMSEDMVDLMFAPWGTSQNFAVLPLYEKYGYPLIAHAMGSGQVVDLILSGGTKWVFPVLCQPPFVAKYVADFLVWANASRIGIIGISDLHGIEFTGRLASELAQRGITPVVGPELYPLTVTDLSPLIRKLKEANVDALWASTYPADGTLLIRQCMELSYVPRIMFMGPGSQYPAIMVPAFGVKAMTGIMEYHGFEVDYKSSTKLLELAEKYKAKVGYYPGANTIAAYVCHQVLFKAVEKYGLDRVKIRDAFLAGETFDTVVGPAKFDTSNVYLDAPGAGYICQWQGEEILKVVWPLNRATAQWIPKTSW, from the coding sequence GTGAAAAGCAGAGCCGTAACTAAAATGCAAGCAATTATAATTGCCGTGATAATTGTTGTTGTTATAATCGCTGGTGGGGTCTATTACTTCTACCAAACTCAAAAGGGTGCAAAGGAAAAAGTGGTAATAGGGTATGTCGACGCGTTTACTGGAGTATTCGCTCCGGGGCCGGAGACATGGGGTACAATATGGATGGAGATCCTTATTGACGAATATAATAAGGCCGGCGGTCTTTATGTCCCCGAATATGGCAAAAAATTACCTATCGAGTTTATAAAGTATGACTCAAAAAGTGATACGGAGACACTTATTAGGCTTACAGAAAAGTGTATGAGCGAAGACATGGTTGACCTAATGTTTGCGCCATGGGGAACTTCTCAAAACTTTGCCGTTCTGCCGTTATATGAAAAATATGGATATCCGTTGATAGCCCATGCCATGGGAAGTGGTCAAGTAGTAGACCTTATACTCTCCGGTGGAACAAAATGGGTTTTTCCTGTACTGTGCCAACCACCATTTGTAGCTAAGTATGTGGCAGATTTCCTTGTATGGGCAAATGCATCTCGCATAGGCATCATTGGCATAAGTGATTTACACGGCATAGAATTTACAGGGCGGCTGGCGTCGGAGTTGGCACAGAGAGGCATTACTCCAGTAGTTGGACCGGAGCTTTATCCATTGACGGTTACTGATCTATCGCCATTAATCAGGAAGCTTAAAGAGGCCAATGTGGACGCTTTGTGGGCGTCCACTTACCCGGCGGATGGGACTCTATTAATAAGGCAGTGTATGGAGCTTAGTTATGTTCCTAGAATAATGTTCATGGGTCCTGGCTCCCAATATCCGGCGATAATGGTGCCCGCCTTTGGTGTTAAAGCAATGACAGGAATTATGGAGTACCACGGATTTGAAGTGGATTATAAAAGTTCTACAAAGCTGCTTGAACTTGCCGAAAAATATAAAGCGAAAGTTGGTTATTATCCTGGGGCCAACACTATAGCAGCTTACGTTTGCCATCAAGTGCTTTTCAAAGCCGTAGAAAAGTATGGCCTAGACAGAGTTAAAATTAGAGACGCCTTTTTGGCTGGTGAAACTTTCGACACTGTAGTTGGGCCAGCAAAGTTTGATACGTCAAATGTTTACTTAGACGCTCCAGGGGCTGGCTACATTTGTCAATGGCAAGGCGAAGAGATACTGAAGGTTGTGTGGCCTTTGAACAGAGCCACCGCGCAATGGATTCCTAAAACTTCGTGGTAA